In Synechococcus sp. KORDI-52, one genomic interval encodes:
- a CDS encoding 1-acyl-sn-glycerol-3-phosphate acyltransferase — protein sequence MSHSSLVRTPKPSLTYRLVSSLLVFPVFRLLFCGSTAGNDRVPMQGPLVVVANHGSHLDPPLLGHALGRPVAFMAKAELFNIPLLGRVIRACGAYPVRRGASDREAIRTATARLEEGWATGVFLDGTRQSDGRINNPLPGAALLAARTGAPLLPVAIHNSHRALGTGRSWPRLVPIQLRIGDPIPAPASRRRPDLDATTALLQERINALLDQGPQHP from the coding sequence GTGAGTCACTCCAGCCTCGTCCGCACCCCCAAGCCGAGCCTCACCTACCGGCTGGTCAGCAGTCTGCTGGTGTTCCCGGTCTTTCGCTTGTTGTTCTGCGGATCGACCGCCGGCAACGACCGGGTGCCCATGCAAGGGCCCCTCGTGGTGGTCGCCAACCATGGTTCCCATCTGGACCCACCCTTGCTGGGCCATGCCCTGGGACGCCCCGTGGCCTTCATGGCCAAAGCTGAACTGTTCAACATCCCGCTGCTGGGCCGCGTGATCCGGGCCTGTGGTGCCTACCCCGTGCGGCGGGGAGCCAGTGATCGCGAGGCGATCCGAACCGCAACGGCACGGCTCGAGGAGGGCTGGGCCACCGGCGTGTTTCTGGACGGCACCCGACAAAGCGACGGTCGGATCAACAACCCACTCCCTGGAGCGGCCCTGCTGGCCGCACGCACGGGAGCCCCGCTGTTGCCGGTGGCCATCCATAACAGCCACCGTGCCTTGGGAACCGGGCGCAGTTGGCCACGCCTTGTGCCGATTCAGCTGCGCATCGGTGATCCCATCCCAGCTCCCGCCAGTCGCCGCAGGCCCGATCTGGATGCGACCACCGCCCTGCTGCAGGAGCGCATCAACGCTCTGCTGGATCAGGGTCCGCAGCATCCCTGA
- a CDS encoding phytoene synthase: MPLASPDLDAAFEACRRETAEWAKTFYIGTLLLPPEKRRAIWAIYVWCRRTDELMDSPEAQARPVDELADRLDRWEEKTRALFKGRVEDDLDAVMVDTLERFPQGIQPYLDMIEGQRMDLTWTRYPRFEDLKLYCYRVAGTVGLMTQGVMGVDQAYTSAPWSDCPDTSDAAVALGIANQLTNILRDVGEDRGRGRIYLPQEDLKRFGYSEDELMAGILNNSWRALMRFQLERARDWFTRSEAGVRWLSADARWPVWTSLRLYRGILDEIERVDYDVFNHRAYVAKVNKLLDLPRSFLLAQSR, from the coding sequence ATGCCCCTCGCCTCCCCGGATCTCGACGCAGCCTTTGAGGCCTGCCGTCGGGAGACCGCCGAGTGGGCCAAGACGTTCTATATCGGTACCTTGCTGCTCCCTCCGGAGAAGCGGCGGGCCATCTGGGCGATCTACGTATGGTGCCGGCGCACCGATGAGTTGATGGACAGCCCGGAAGCCCAGGCCCGTCCGGTGGATGAGCTTGCCGATCGGCTCGACCGCTGGGAGGAGAAAACCCGGGCTCTGTTTAAAGGCCGGGTGGAGGACGACCTGGATGCGGTGATGGTGGACACCCTGGAGCGCTTCCCCCAGGGCATTCAGCCTTATCTGGACATGATTGAGGGCCAGCGGATGGACCTCACCTGGACCCGCTACCCCCGCTTTGAAGATCTCAAGCTCTACTGCTATCGCGTGGCAGGCACCGTGGGCTTGATGACCCAGGGGGTGATGGGTGTCGACCAGGCCTACACCTCAGCCCCCTGGAGTGATTGCCCCGACACCTCCGATGCCGCCGTCGCCCTGGGGATCGCCAACCAGCTCACCAACATCCTCCGTGATGTGGGTGAGGATCGGGGCCGTGGTCGAATTTATCTTCCACAGGAGGATCTCAAGCGTTTCGGCTATTCCGAGGATGAGCTGATGGCTGGAATCCTCAACAACTCCTGGCGCGCGCTGATGCGTTTCCAGCTCGAGCGGGCGCGCGATTGGTTCACTCGCTCCGAAGCTGGAGTCCGTTGGCTGTCCGCCGATGCGCGCTGGCCGGTGTGGACGTCGTTGCGGCTGTACCGCGGCATTCTGGATGAGATTGAACGGGTCGATTACGACGTGTTCAATCACCGTGCCTACGTGGCCAAGGTGAACAAATTGCTCGATCTGCCCCGGTCCTTTCTATTGGCCCAGTCACGCTAA
- a CDS encoding LysR family transcriptional regulator has protein sequence MADLPFTLDQLRILRAIVSEGSFKKAADSLYVTQPAVSLQIQNLEKQLEVSLFDRGGRKAQLTEAGHLLLSYCDRILSQCHEACRALDDLHNLKGGSLIVGASQTTGTYLMPRMIGLFRQKYPEVSVQLQVHSTRRTGWSVANGQIDLAIIGGELPAELNELLQVVPYASDELALVLPVKHPLARLAELTKEDLYRLGFVCLDAQSTTRKMVDQLLARSGLDVQRLRIDMELNSLEAIKNAVQAGLGAAFVPVVSIERELSAGTIHRPQVADLQVRRQLKLITHPARYCSRASVAFRNDVLPVFASADSPIRQAPKAVPGAIGEPLIQN, from the coding sequence GTGGCCGACCTGCCGTTCACCCTCGACCAGCTGCGGATCCTTCGCGCGATTGTGAGTGAGGGCAGCTTCAAGAAAGCCGCCGACAGCCTCTACGTCACCCAGCCCGCCGTCAGTCTTCAGATTCAGAATCTGGAGAAGCAGTTGGAGGTCTCGCTGTTCGACCGCGGTGGGCGCAAGGCCCAGCTCACGGAAGCCGGCCATCTGCTGCTGAGTTACTGCGATCGGATCCTCAGCCAGTGCCACGAAGCCTGCCGGGCGCTGGATGATCTCCACAACCTCAAAGGAGGATCCTTGATTGTGGGGGCAAGTCAGACCACGGGCACTTATCTGATGCCCCGGATGATCGGTTTGTTCCGCCAGAAGTACCCGGAGGTGTCGGTGCAGCTCCAGGTCCACAGCACCCGGCGCACCGGTTGGAGTGTGGCTAATGGCCAGATCGACCTGGCGATCATCGGTGGTGAATTGCCGGCGGAACTCAACGAACTGCTTCAGGTGGTCCCCTACGCCAGTGATGAGCTGGCGCTGGTGTTGCCGGTGAAGCATCCGTTGGCCCGACTGGCTGAACTCACCAAGGAAGACCTGTATCGCTTGGGTTTCGTCTGCCTCGACGCGCAATCCACCACCCGAAAGATGGTCGACCAGCTCCTGGCCCGCTCCGGCCTCGATGTGCAGCGCCTGCGTATCGACATGGAGCTGAATTCGCTGGAGGCCATCAAGAATGCTGTTCAGGCGGGCCTTGGTGCCGCCTTTGTTCCGGTGGTGTCGATCGAGCGGGAGTTATCGGCCGGAACGATTCACCGGCCCCAGGTGGCTGATCTGCAGGTGCGCCGCCAGCTCAAGTTGATCACCCATCCCGCCCGCTACTGCTCACGGGCTTCGGTGGCTTTCCGCAATGACGTCTTGCCCGTCTTCGCCAGCGCGGACAGCCCGATACGACAGGCACCGAAAGCCGTACCTGGGGCGATCGGGGAGCCGCTGATTCAGAACTGA
- the tsaB gene encoding tRNA (adenosine(37)-N6)-threonylcarbamoyltransferase complex dimerization subunit type 1 TsaB produces MTALPLLLALHSCSDGFGLALLDPQQPGDGPLVQVHPDGRGLSNSLISRVQALLPPERWSQLQGLAVATGPGGFTGTRLTVVMARTLAQQLDCPLLGVSSYALMAPRLERQLPHSRQGKPFWITQELPRRGVVGGQYRISEGAVHELSLPALLPQGSSPQPAVEAQLDVAEDVARLLQLLQRSHGAGAAMPWAEVLPIYPTSPVGQV; encoded by the coding sequence ATGACGGCTCTGCCGCTGCTGCTCGCCCTCCACAGCTGTTCCGACGGCTTCGGCCTGGCGCTGCTTGATCCCCAGCAACCTGGAGACGGCCCTTTGGTGCAGGTTCATCCGGATGGCCGGGGTCTGTCGAACAGTCTGATTTCGCGGGTGCAGGCGCTCCTGCCCCCTGAGCGTTGGTCTCAGTTGCAGGGTCTTGCCGTGGCGACGGGACCCGGCGGCTTCACCGGCACCCGCCTCACGGTGGTGATGGCCCGCACGCTGGCTCAACAGCTGGATTGCCCCCTGCTGGGGGTGAGCAGCTATGCCCTGATGGCACCACGCCTGGAGCGGCAACTGCCGCACTCCAGGCAGGGGAAACCGTTCTGGATCACCCAGGAGCTACCGCGTCGGGGGGTGGTCGGTGGTCAGTACCGGATCAGCGAGGGCGCAGTTCATGAACTCAGCCTGCCGGCGTTGCTGCCTCAGGGATCTTCCCCTCAGCCTGCCGTTGAGGCGCAACTCGATGTGGCGGAGGATGTGGCGCGGTTGTTGCAGTTGTTGCAGCGCAGCCATGGGGCTGGGGCCGCGATGCCTTGGGCCGAGGTGTTGCCGATCTACCCCACCTCTCCCGTCGGACAGGTCTGA
- a CDS encoding DUF3172 domain-containing protein, which produces MTGSRYDRGGRRPRDGRYDRGERDRYDAPPRGGYGRPPGPPPGAGGQGPFQFSTLTVAVLAGVLVVGIGIGSAVTSTTQGDQGNIASSQQLDMAVPDPEFCRQWGASAFVMDIEMYTTLNPSSSFVTQPTLQPGCVIRRENWSVLRKEGAITSEQERECKQRMNTFAYIGSVRDKPVVRCVYQTDISQNKFLTRGVADDTVGLTPEADQF; this is translated from the coding sequence GTGACCGGCTCGCGCTACGACCGCGGCGGCCGCCGACCACGGGATGGCCGCTACGACCGCGGTGAGCGTGACCGTTATGACGCTCCACCCCGGGGCGGATACGGCCGTCCTCCCGGCCCACCGCCTGGGGCTGGAGGGCAAGGTCCCTTCCAATTCAGCACCCTCACCGTGGCCGTTTTGGCTGGGGTTCTTGTGGTGGGAATTGGCATCGGCAGCGCTGTCACCAGCACCACCCAGGGCGACCAGGGCAACATCGCCAGTTCCCAACAACTGGACATGGCTGTGCCCGATCCGGAATTCTGCCGGCAGTGGGGGGCGAGCGCCTTCGTCATGGACATCGAGATGTACACGACGCTCAACCCCTCCAGCAGCTTCGTGACCCAGCCCACGCTGCAACCGGGTTGCGTAATCCGTCGGGAAAACTGGTCGGTGCTGCGCAAGGAAGGAGCGATCACCTCCGAACAGGAGCGGGAATGCAAACAACGGATGAACACCTTTGCCTACATCGGCTCCGTTCGGGACAAACCTGTGGTGCGCTGCGTCTACCAAACTGATATCAGTCAGAACAAATTCCTGACCCGAGGCGTGGCTGACGACACGGTTGGTCTGACTCCGGAAGCCGATCAGTTCTGA
- a CDS encoding beta-ketoacyl-ACP synthase III, with amino-acid sequence MVEPLSTTSGVLFRGSGSATPSRSISNAELGKRVETSDDWIRSRTGIAARRVVNSDESLAELGGLAAERALEMAGWSADSLDLILLATSTPDDLFGSAPRLQARLGATHAVAFDLTAACSGFLFAVVTASQYLRSGAMRRILVVGADQLSRWVNWDDRRSCVLFGDAAGAVVMEASENGQDDLDGFLLRSDGSRGEVLQLPQVSQRQPLVGDATHQCGGFDPIQMNGQEVYKFAVREVPAILEKLLAQGGVAADSLDWLLLHQANQRILDAVAERFSVPSEKVLSNLAHYGNTSAATIPLMLDEAVRDGRIQPGHRIASSGFGAGLSWGAALFRWSGPA; translated from the coding sequence TTGGTCGAGCCGCTCAGCACAACCAGCGGGGTGTTGTTCCGAGGGTCTGGCAGCGCAACGCCCAGCCGCTCGATCAGCAACGCTGAACTCGGCAAGCGGGTGGAAACGAGTGACGACTGGATCCGCAGTCGCACTGGGATTGCCGCGCGTCGGGTGGTCAACAGCGATGAATCCCTTGCTGAGCTGGGCGGACTGGCGGCGGAACGGGCTCTCGAAATGGCCGGCTGGTCTGCCGACAGCCTCGATCTGATTCTGCTGGCCACCTCCACCCCGGACGACCTGTTCGGTTCCGCGCCACGACTGCAGGCTCGCCTCGGTGCCACCCATGCCGTGGCCTTTGATCTGACCGCGGCCTGCAGTGGCTTTCTTTTTGCTGTCGTCACCGCTTCCCAGTACCTGCGCAGTGGTGCGATGCGCCGCATTCTTGTGGTGGGGGCCGATCAACTCAGCCGCTGGGTGAACTGGGACGATCGACGCTCCTGTGTTCTGTTCGGTGATGCGGCCGGTGCCGTGGTAATGGAGGCTTCAGAAAACGGTCAGGACGATCTCGATGGATTCCTGTTGCGCTCCGATGGCAGCCGCGGCGAGGTGCTCCAGCTTCCCCAGGTGAGCCAGCGGCAGCCCCTGGTGGGAGACGCAACCCATCAGTGCGGCGGCTTCGACCCCATTCAGATGAATGGGCAGGAGGTCTACAAATTCGCGGTGCGCGAAGTGCCGGCGATTCTCGAGAAGCTGCTCGCTCAGGGTGGTGTCGCCGCAGATTCCCTGGATTGGCTGCTGCTGCATCAGGCCAACCAGCGCATCCTCGATGCGGTGGCCGAACGCTTCTCGGTGCCGTCCGAGAAAGTACTCAGCAACCTGGCCCATTACGGCAACACATCCGCGGCCACCATCCCTTTGATGCTGGATGAAGCCGTACGCGATGGACGCATCCAACCCGGCCACCGCATCGCCAGCAGCGGTTTCGGAGCGGGCTTGAGCTGGGGTGCAGCCCTCTTCCGCTGGAGCGGGCCCGCGTAA
- a CDS encoding RNA-binding protein → MSIRLYIGNLPQTFEEQELVALLKSVGEGIRFKSVLDRETGSCRGFGFANVDDPKLADAVIEALNGKEFGGSSLRVERSERRDNNVGGSRRGGLNAAGQPQVARKAVNKVVHSDEKSEGAPDPRWAGELSKLKDLLANQKTAV, encoded by the coding sequence ATGAGCATCCGCCTGTACATCGGCAACCTGCCGCAGACCTTTGAAGAACAGGAGCTGGTGGCTCTGCTCAAGTCAGTGGGAGAGGGGATTCGGTTCAAATCAGTTCTCGACCGCGAAACCGGCAGCTGCCGCGGATTCGGCTTCGCCAACGTCGACGATCCCAAGCTCGCCGATGCCGTGATTGAAGCGCTGAACGGCAAGGAGTTCGGTGGCAGCTCCCTGCGGGTCGAGCGCTCCGAGCGACGCGACAACAACGTCGGTGGCAGTCGCCGTGGAGGCCTCAATGCAGCAGGCCAGCCTCAGGTGGCTCGCAAGGCTGTGAACAAGGTGGTGCACAGCGACGAAAAGAGTGAGGGAGCTCCTGACCCCCGCTGGGCCGGTGAACTCTCCAAGCTCAAAGATCTGCTGGCCAACCAGAAGACGGCCGTTTGA
- a CDS encoding CCA tRNA nucleotidyltransferase, with protein MPPMADHSPILMAQGSSDALLEQLRARLAPAQWPLPLARLPQGTVLVGGAVRDGLLDRLPDEPDLDLVVPTDAIALSKALAQELHGTCVVLDEERSIARLVLGGWTVDIARQDGDRIEDDLWRRDYRLNAIAVSLQPWGQLWDPTGGVNDLRQGRLTAVSEANLTDDPLRLLRGVRLAAEIPLTICSQTMGWIERHAARLPEAAPERILSELQRLVRGNHADTAIAILRRGPLLRPWAAGGKPPAPADIEGLSSEEAAAAVPLARLTALVSDEGLIQLRASRGLRQRCKRLRVWQQRLGQAPESLAESDRLQLHEELDEDLPALALQLTKPVREIWLERWRNAEDPLFHPRAPIDGNSLVQALELQPGPRLGRLLHHLKLEHAFERIQTKAEAVGEAQRFLTRESDAL; from the coding sequence ATGCCTCCCATGGCCGATCATTCCCCCATTCTGATGGCCCAAGGCTCCAGCGACGCCCTGCTTGAACAACTGCGAGCACGACTGGCCCCCGCGCAATGGCCACTGCCGCTGGCACGACTCCCCCAAGGCACGGTGCTGGTGGGCGGCGCCGTGCGGGATGGCTTGCTGGATCGTCTGCCGGATGAACCCGATCTCGACCTCGTGGTCCCGACGGATGCCATCGCCCTGAGCAAGGCCTTGGCCCAAGAGCTGCACGGCACCTGCGTGGTGCTCGACGAAGAACGCAGCATCGCCCGGCTGGTGCTTGGAGGTTGGACGGTGGACATCGCCCGCCAGGACGGAGACCGCATCGAAGACGACCTTTGGCGGCGCGACTACCGACTCAATGCCATCGCCGTATCGCTCCAGCCCTGGGGACAGCTGTGGGACCCCACAGGAGGAGTGAACGATCTCCGGCAGGGACGCCTGACAGCCGTCTCGGAAGCCAACCTCACCGACGATCCTCTGCGGCTGCTGAGGGGAGTGCGGCTGGCGGCGGAGATCCCGCTCACCATCTGCAGCCAGACCATGGGCTGGATTGAGCGCCATGCCGCTCGGCTGCCGGAGGCGGCACCGGAGCGGATCCTCTCGGAACTGCAGCGCCTGGTGCGGGGCAACCACGCCGATACCGCTATTGCAATCCTGAGGAGGGGGCCGTTGCTACGCCCCTGGGCCGCCGGGGGGAAACCCCCCGCACCCGCCGACATCGAAGGCCTGAGCAGCGAAGAAGCCGCCGCTGCGGTGCCGTTGGCGAGGCTGACGGCCCTGGTGAGCGATGAGGGCCTCATCCAACTCCGCGCCAGTCGCGGCCTGCGTCAACGCTGCAAACGGCTGCGGGTCTGGCAGCAGCGCCTCGGTCAGGCACCGGAATCGTTAGCCGAGAGCGATCGGCTGCAGTTGCATGAAGAGCTGGACGAGGATCTCCCCGCCCTGGCCCTGCAACTGACCAAGCCCGTGAGGGAGATCTGGCTGGAACGATGGCGGAATGCTGAGGATCCCCTCTTCCATCCCAGAGCCCCAATCGATGGAAACAGCCTGGTCCAGGCCCTGGAACTGCAACCCGGGCCTCGTCTGGGACGGCTGCTGCATCATCTGAAGCTGGAACATGCCTTCGAGCGAATCCAGACCAAAGCCGAGGCGGTTGGAGAGGCCCAACGTTTTTTAACCCGTGAGAGCGACGCTCTGTGA
- a CDS encoding Ycf34 family protein: MCICVDCSWVDRCQAYHAVERQHGVPHLAELPDFEPEAPRIHVSVMDLPDGQAGIEWDVRSCSSFQADPGRWQRCCPGQELPR, from the coding sequence ATGTGCATCTGCGTGGATTGCAGCTGGGTCGACCGTTGTCAGGCCTATCACGCAGTTGAGCGTCAGCATGGTGTTCCGCACCTGGCGGAGTTGCCGGATTTTGAGCCAGAGGCGCCCCGTATTCACGTGTCGGTGATGGACCTCCCCGATGGCCAGGCGGGGATTGAGTGGGATGTTCGCTCCTGCTCCAGCTTTCAGGCGGATCCCGGACGGTGGCAGCGTTGCTGTCCTGGCCAGGAGCTGCCCCGATGA
- the pds gene encoding 15-cis-phytoene desaturase — translation MRVAIAGAGLAGLSCAKYLADAGHTPIVVEARDVLGGKVAAWKDEDGDWYETGLHIFFGAYPNMLQLFKELNIEERLQWKSHSMIFNQPEEPGTYSRFDFPDLPAPVNGVAAILGNNDMLTWPEKISFGLGLVPAMLRGQGYVEECDKYSWTEWLRIHNIPERVNDEVFIAMSKALNFIDPDEISATVVLTALNRFLQEKNGSQMAFLDGAPPERLCQPVVEHIESLGGEVHLDSPLREIKLNADGSVAAFHIGGVKGKESFDLTADAYVSALPVDPFKLLLPEPWKQMEVFQKLDGLRGVPVINLHLWFDRKLTDIDHLLFSRSPLLSVYADMSITCREYEDPDKSMLELVFAPAKDWIGRPDEEIIEATMGELKKLFPMHFSGDHPATLRKYKVVKTPLSVYKTTPGCQELRPDQTTPIKNFFLAGDYTMQRYLASMEGAVLSGKLCAGAVDRKTGQLASSSSSSEPVTA, via the coding sequence ATGCGCGTCGCTATCGCCGGAGCTGGTCTTGCCGGGCTCTCCTGTGCCAAGTACCTGGCGGATGCCGGCCACACCCCAATCGTTGTGGAAGCCAGGGACGTGCTGGGCGGCAAGGTCGCAGCCTGGAAAGACGAGGACGGCGACTGGTACGAAACCGGCCTGCACATCTTCTTCGGGGCCTACCCGAACATGTTGCAGCTCTTCAAAGAGCTGAACATCGAAGAGCGGCTGCAGTGGAAGAGCCATTCGATGATCTTCAACCAGCCCGAGGAGCCCGGCACCTACAGCCGCTTTGATTTCCCTGATCTGCCGGCACCGGTGAATGGTGTGGCGGCGATTCTGGGCAACAACGACATGCTCACCTGGCCGGAGAAGATCAGCTTTGGCCTTGGACTGGTTCCCGCCATGCTCCGGGGCCAGGGTTATGTCGAGGAGTGCGACAAGTACTCCTGGACTGAGTGGCTGCGGATCCACAACATCCCAGAGCGGGTGAACGATGAAGTGTTCATCGCCATGAGCAAGGCGCTGAATTTCATCGATCCCGATGAGATCTCCGCCACCGTGGTGCTGACGGCTCTGAACCGCTTCCTGCAGGAGAAAAATGGCTCCCAGATGGCGTTCCTGGATGGTGCACCGCCGGAGCGCCTCTGCCAGCCGGTGGTCGAGCACATCGAATCACTGGGTGGTGAAGTGCACCTCGACAGCCCCTTGCGGGAGATCAAGCTCAATGCGGATGGTTCCGTGGCGGCCTTCCACATCGGTGGTGTGAAGGGCAAGGAGAGCTTCGATCTCACGGCCGATGCCTATGTCAGTGCCTTGCCGGTGGATCCCTTCAAGCTGCTGCTGCCTGAGCCCTGGAAGCAGATGGAGGTGTTCCAGAAGTTGGATGGCCTCCGGGGTGTCCCCGTGATCAACCTGCACCTCTGGTTCGATCGCAAGCTCACCGACATCGACCATCTCTTGTTCAGCCGCTCCCCCCTGCTCAGCGTGTATGCCGACATGAGCATCACCTGCAGGGAGTACGAAGACCCCGACAAGTCGATGCTCGAGCTGGTGTTTGCTCCCGCCAAAGACTGGATCGGTCGTCCCGACGAAGAGATCATCGAGGCCACCATGGGCGAGCTCAAGAAGCTGTTCCCGATGCACTTCAGTGGTGACCATCCCGCCACCCTGCGCAAATACAAGGTCGTGAAGACCCCGCTGTCCGTTTACAAGACGACCCCCGGCTGCCAGGAGCTGCGCCCGGATCAAACCACCCCGATCAAGAACTTCTTCCTTGCGGGCGACTACACGATGCAGCGCTATCTCGCCTCGATGGAGGGCGCTGTTCTGAGCGGCAAGCTCTGTGCCGGTGCGGTGGACCGCAAGACAGGTCAGCTGGCATCATCGTCCTCATCCAGTGAGCCAGTGACGGCCTAA
- the fabD gene encoding ACP S-malonyltransferase, protein MAIAWVFPGQGSQKVGMAEALLSIDGTRERFAMASELLGRDLLAICQGESGSGEGPDDLNDTRNTQPALFVIESVLADNLQQQGREPALVAGHSLGELVALYSAGVFGLETGLQLMKTRSELMASAGGGAMTAVIGFDRAQLDDLVAATDGVSIANDNSDAQVVISGSPKAVERVSGALKCKRAIPLVVSGAFHSPFMADAAERFAAELNNVPFQDARVPVLSNSAASASTSADELKQRLKQQMTTGVRWRETMAAMTDSGVDTLVEIGPGNVLSGLAKRSMRGVTTAQIAGAGDLGQ, encoded by the coding sequence ATGGCGATCGCCTGGGTCTTTCCCGGTCAGGGCTCTCAAAAGGTGGGCATGGCAGAAGCGCTGCTCAGCATCGATGGCACCCGCGAGCGCTTCGCCATGGCCTCCGAGCTGCTGGGACGCGACCTGCTGGCGATCTGCCAAGGGGAAAGCGGCAGCGGTGAGGGACCGGATGATCTCAATGACACCCGCAACACCCAGCCCGCCCTGTTCGTGATCGAATCGGTGCTGGCCGACAACCTTCAGCAGCAGGGCCGCGAGCCGGCACTGGTGGCAGGCCACAGCCTGGGCGAGCTGGTCGCCCTTTACAGCGCAGGGGTGTTTGGGCTGGAGACCGGTCTGCAGCTGATGAAAACCCGCTCAGAACTGATGGCGAGCGCCGGGGGCGGGGCCATGACGGCCGTGATCGGCTTCGATCGCGCTCAGCTGGACGACCTGGTGGCCGCCACGGACGGCGTCAGCATCGCCAACGACAACAGCGATGCACAGGTGGTCATCTCCGGCTCTCCAAAGGCCGTGGAGAGGGTGAGTGGAGCCCTGAAATGCAAGCGCGCCATCCCTCTGGTCGTCTCCGGAGCCTTCCACTCCCCGTTCATGGCAGACGCGGCTGAACGCTTCGCCGCAGAGTTGAACAACGTGCCATTTCAGGATGCCCGCGTTCCGGTGCTCAGCAACAGCGCCGCCAGCGCCAGCACCAGCGCGGACGAGCTCAAGCAGCGCCTGAAACAGCAGATGACAACAGGCGTGCGCTGGCGCGAAACCATGGCGGCGATGACCGACAGCGGCGTGGACACCCTGGTGGAAATCGGTCCGGGGAACGTGCTCAGTGGCCTGGCCAAACGCAGCATGAGGGGGGTCACCACCGCCCAGATCGCCGGAGCGGGAGATCTCGGTCAGTGA
- a CDS encoding NAD(P)H-quinone oxidoreductase subunit M has product MADTLLKCTTRHVRLFTAALQDEDLVPSDDQLTLDLDPDNEFLWDDASLTKVQGRFKELVDGAAGGELSDYTLRRIGTDLEGFIRQLLQAGELSYNPDGRVQNFSMGLPRTPELL; this is encoded by the coding sequence TTGGCTGACACCCTTCTCAAGTGCACCACCCGCCACGTGCGCCTATTCACAGCAGCCCTGCAGGACGAAGACCTGGTTCCTTCGGACGACCAGCTGACGTTGGATTTGGATCCCGACAACGAATTTCTGTGGGACGACGCCAGCCTCACCAAGGTTCAAGGTCGATTCAAAGAGCTGGTGGATGGCGCGGCCGGCGGCGAGCTGAGTGACTACACCCTGCGCCGCATCGGCACCGACCTGGAGGGTTTCATCAGGCAACTGCTTCAGGCCGGCGAACTGAGCTACAACCCCGATGGACGCGTGCAGAACTTCTCCATGGGCCTGCCTCGCACCCCTGAACTGCTGTGA
- a CDS encoding YdcF family protein, translating to MAGVRAGLLLGAGLMAWLLGPGPLSPYRRALLDHSPPQLVLVLGGDVDRERMGARLARQLDLPLLVSGGSNPEYAEWMLSEERFNPDRVTLDYRARDTLSNFTSVVDELQADGVRHVLLVTSEDHLPRSMAVGQVVAGSRGIQLTGVPVACREDCTQEGPLKQWSDWVRAVAWVMTGRDLRDAADPDPAER from the coding sequence ATGGCGGGCGTGCGTGCAGGGCTGCTGTTGGGTGCTGGTCTGATGGCTTGGCTGTTGGGGCCAGGTCCGCTCTCGCCCTATCGGCGGGCACTGTTGGACCACAGTCCACCGCAGCTGGTGCTGGTGCTTGGGGGGGATGTGGACCGGGAACGGATGGGAGCCCGGTTGGCACGTCAGCTCGATCTGCCTCTGCTGGTGAGCGGAGGCAGCAATCCCGAGTACGCCGAATGGATGCTCAGTGAGGAGCGCTTCAATCCCGACCGCGTCACCTTGGATTACAGGGCCCGTGACACCCTCAGCAATTTCACGTCTGTGGTGGATGAGCTGCAGGCGGATGGCGTTCGCCACGTGCTGCTGGTGACCAGCGAAGACCATTTGCCCCGCTCCATGGCCGTGGGCCAGGTGGTGGCGGGCAGCCGCGGAATTCAGCTCACCGGAGTCCCGGTGGCCTGCCGCGAGGACTGCACTCAGGAGGGGCCCCTGAAGCAGTGGAGTGACTGGGTGCGTGCCGTGGCGTGGGTGATGACCGGTCGCGATCTCAGGGATGCTGCGGACCCTGATCCAGCAGAGCGTTGA